A window of Mixophyes fleayi isolate aMixFle1 chromosome 10, aMixFle1.hap1, whole genome shotgun sequence contains these coding sequences:
- the LOC142103360 gene encoding vomeronasal type-2 receptor 26-like produces the protein MVRSCEAWRNPVTQDTLPACRLQLMKSFEDYEYFKDGDIIIGGVLTVNQYMIGMPQNKVVNQIHCVRPSPQFYKNLLTFQFAIEELNQFSFLLPNITVGYHVYDSCSDGNKAIRSVLQILSGPGRTVPNYSCTERGKVIGFIGDHHSVTTVPIAQLLGVYRYSQISYGATHSALDDRHLYPTFFRTIQNDRTMYPILSMILEYFGWSWIGILASNDDSGETEAQLLTNHLTKRGICVAFTIKMSFDQYNNKGWINKMNAEIIRNSKAKVIVLCGMFSQTFFKCLGEMKDVLSDRTIVLNPTWANYKFLMNQFAKIFNGSLLHHYLKNLTVLMQGGSQIGFDENGNFVSSYRILNWIMTGTFNVSSNRICEFSPSAKGDQQLLLNERVIIWKNGVNQIPDSRCSEMCLPGSRKIPIPGTQPCCYDCVPCSEGEISNTTDSENCLKCQDDEWPNEKRDLCVPKSEDFLSYTNDEISAVFISVSVFFYFITQLILGIFISHRDTPIVKANNKNLSFLLLVSIMLSFLCVFLFLGRPVDITCMLRQISFGILFSIAVSSVLAKTIMVCIAFRATKPGSLWRKWMGVKLPNCVVFICSSVQVIICISWLSISPPFQELDTHSYQGQIIVQCNEGSVIGFYSVLGYMGVLAAVSFITAFIARTLPDSFNEAKYITFSMLVFCSVWIAMIPAYLSTKGKYMVAVEIFSILTSNIGLLGCIFFPKCYIIFCRPELNTKTHLLDRRKI, from the exons TCCTGTTACCCAGGACACGTTACCAGCATGTCGTCTGCAATTAATGAAATCATTTGAAGACTATGAATATTTTAAAGATGGAGACATCATAATTGGAGGAGTGCTCACCGTGAATCAGTATATGATAGGAATGCCACAAAACAAAGTTGTCAACCAAATACATTGTGTAAG ACCTTCACCTCAATTTTACAAAAATTTACTGACGTTTCAGTTTGCAATTGAAGAACTTAACCaattttctttccttttacctaaTATAACAGTTGGATATCATGTATATGACTCATGCTCTGatggcaataaggcaataagaAGTGTATTACAGATATTATCTGGACCCGGACGTACGGTGCCTAATTATTCCTGTACAGAGCGAGGCAAGGTGATTGGTTTTATTGGAGATCACCATTCAGTAACGACTGTACCAATAGCCCAATTATTAGGAGTATATCGATATTCGCAG ATCAGCTATGGGGCAACACATTCTGCGTTAGACGACAGACATTTGTATCCAACTTTTTTCCGAACCATTCAAAATGATCGCACCATGTATCCAATCCTATCAATGATTCTAGAATATTTTGGGTGGAGTTGGATTGGAATATTAGCCTCCAATGATGACAGCGGAGAGACAGAAGCTCAACTGTTGACAAATCATTTGACTAAAAGAGGCATCTGTGTTGCTTTCACCATAAAAATGAGTTTTGATCAATACAATAATAAAGGCtggataaataaaatgaatgctgAAATAATTAGAAATTCAAAAGCCAAAGTTATAGTGCTGTGTGGGATGTTTTCACAGACTTTCTTTAAATGTCTGGGAGAAATGAAGGATGTGCTCAGTGACAGGACCATCGTTCTGAATCCTACTTGGGCAAATTACAAGTTTCTCATGAACCAGTTTGCCAAAATATTTAATGGTAGTTTG TTACATCACTATTTGAAGAATCTTACAGTTTTAATGCAAGGTGGATCACAAATAGGTTTTGATGAAAATGGAAATTTTGTCAGTTCATATCGTATTTTAAATTGGATAATGACAGGAACATTCAATGTGAGCTCAAATAGAATATGTGAATTCAGTCCATCAGCTAAAGGCGATCAGCAGCTTTTACTCAATGAACGTGTAATAATATGGAAGAACGGTGTCAATCAG ATTCCAGACTCTCGCTGCTCAGAAATGTGTTTACCTGGAAGCAGAAAGATCCCAATACCCGGAACACAGCCCTGCTGTTATGACTGTGTTCCATGTTCCGAGGGAGAAATATCTAATACAACTG ACAGTGAAAATTGCCTTAAATGTCAGGATGATGAGTGGCCGAATGAAAAGAGGGATTTGTGCGTTCCGAAAAGTGAAGACTTTCTGTCCTACACAAATGATGAGATCTCTGCAGTTTTTATTTCTGTCTCAGTTTTCTTCTATTTCATAACTCAGCTAATATTGGGAATTTTTATATCACATCGGGATACACCTATTGTAAAAGCTAATAACAAGAACctcagcttccttctcctggtctCCATCATGCTGAGCTTCCTCTGTGTGTTCCTCTTCCTCGGTCGTCCTGTGGATATAACCTGCATGCTGCGTCAGATCTCTTTTGGAATCCTCTTCTCCATAGCTGTCTCCTCTGTGTTGGCCAAGACTATCATGGTTTGCATCGCTTTCAGAGCCACCAAACCCGGCAGTCTGTGGAGGAAATGGATGGGAGTGAAACTGCCCAATTGTGTAGTCTTTATTTGCTCATCTGTCCAAGTTATAATCTGTATTAGTTGGttgtctatctctccccccttcCAGGAGCTGGACACACACTCTTATCAGGGACAGATCATTGTTCAGTGTAATGAAGGCTCAGTTATTGGGTTCTACTCTGTCCTGGGTTATATGGGGGTTCTGGCAGCTGTGAGTTTTATTACAGCCTTTATAGCCCGGACATTACCGGACagttttaatgaggccaaatacATCACCTTCAGCATGCTGGTGTTCTGTAGTGTCTGGATTGCAATGATCCCGGCTTATCTGAGCACCAAAGGAAAATACATGGTGGCTGTGGAGATCTTTTCCATATTGACCTCAAACATTGGACTTTTAGGCTGTATATTTTTTCccaaatgttatattatattttgtagacctgaattaaatacaaaaacacatttgcttGACAGACGAAAAATATGA